gggtttcagctgaaaccattgcaacccccctgtatccgccactgctttgaaactttaaaaaatGTACTGTCAGACGGAAGGCGTTCACTAATGCTTACTTTAATTTAAGCACAGTTACTTTGTTTTCCACAACAATCagtttctgatggttgtgtcaccAACTCAGAAGTGTCAACCACTTCAAAGTCtgcataattgaaaccacaactccaccttaggtattgttgcatcattgtttACCTTTACAAGTTGCTAAGTTTTACTTAATTGAGAtggccacttgcctatgggcataCACCATCGTATTGACAAGTGTGCAGCATTACATTTACTCACGACagagcatacaaagatcgctgagatccaaagTTACTCTTATTACATTACATGTGCGaacttgcagctagaaacaactgcAATTTCAGATGGCTTGTGCAATTtttcctttaaaatgtatggggagtcCCAGagatttttcagtttttaaacactgcatgccaaagtagccaaTTCACCCATATGTTTCTGAGATTGGCAATCAAAACTCTATCcgttgagcatataaaaagtcaaAATGCTGGAATGCCTACTCAGAGTGACCCTCACATTTTCTGCATTGTATATAGTATTAATGATTAAGCATCTGTGTACTGTTATCCAAAATTTCAAGTCACAGTATGGTTTAATCTGTGGTAATGGAAACTTTTGTGTGGGCAACTATAACACAACTACGCAGTagcaaaaaaattataatataaCATAATTAGTTCATCAATTCAAATACAGTTTTTATATTCTGTACAGTCAGGGGCAGCAGCAGGAACTACAGTAGACCTAACATTGCATCCAATTGATACACTGAAGACTCGTCTGCAGAGCAGTGCTGGTTTCTGGAAATCTGGTGGATTTCGTGGCGTTTACTCTGGGATACTTCCAGCAGCAGCTGGTTCTGCACCTTCTGGTGACGTAACAACTACGATGTGACCTGTTGTATATTTTTCACATTTAGCTGCTACGTTCTTCTGCACCTATGAAGTAACTAAGAAATTTTTGATAAACCGCACTCCAGGCTACATGACCCCAGTTGTCTTCATGGTGGCAGCTTCTGTTGGAGAAGTGGTGAGTTTTTATATGTAGTGAGTTATTACAATGATATTATCTATTCATTTTACAGACAACGGCCTTGGTGAGAGTGCCATTTGAGATGGTGAAGCAGAGGGCACAGGCAAACCTCCACTTGACACCATATAAAATTCTCAGGCAAATATTGCAAACACAAGTATGATTTGAAATGAGTCTTTTTAGAATATTTCACCACCATCACTTAGGGTTTCAGAGGATTGTATCAGGGATACTTCAACCACATCAGTCGTGAGGTTAGTTATATTGTGTATCAACTGGCTCTACTATATAATTGTTGTAGATTCCATTTTCTTTATTACAATTTCCACTATGGGAAGGATTCAAGGTACGAAAGTGTACtgtaatatttatatacatttgGTGAAGCCTTAGTATGTAATGCTTCAGAAAACTTTTTGTTATTATATATGGAGCACGAGAAGAATGTTTAAAAAGTTTATGTGCATATATATTTAGCAATTATGGAGTTACCATCAAGGAAGTGCAGTGGATCCATGGCAAGGGGCAATTTGTGGTGCTGCAGCAGGTACATCACATCTACTACAGATTAGTATTGTTAGTGCTGGTTTAATATACAGGTGGCATTGCTGCAGCAGCAACTACACCATTTGATGTGGCAAAGACTAGAGTAATGCTTGCaatggtgtgtgtgtatttgtagtgtgtttgtgcgtgcgtgcgtgcgtggtgTATGTAGGGTGTGTGTGGCACACGTACATGTGTAATTACATTCTTAATTCTATAGTCTCACTGCTGAAATACTTTGCAACCATTGGCTTTTCTTTCCAATATAGAAAAATAGTGCTGAGCTGAAGTTCAATATGTGGCAGCTACTTGTACAGATTTTTAGACAAGAAGGCTTCAGAGGGTAACAAATCATACATATAATTTTGCTGGTATGCTGTTCATCTTCTTGTCTACAGTTTATTTGCGGGTATAGTACCCAGAGTAACTGCAATATCAATGGGTGGATTTGTGTTCTTTGGAGCATATGATAAGAGCAAAAAGCTTCTCTCACCTTATCTTGTAAATTAGttgtagaatttttttttttgctaatttATTTTGTGTTTGTGAGTATAATGACAGTTGTGTATGCTGTAATAAttaaattctaatagaacatacactctAAAACAGTGGTACTACATACTATTATGATTTATTATCATActtggcattaattttccatagcTTTATCATAAGGGATTGCCATACAATGGTGCTTTGGGCCAGTGCTAAGTGATCGTCTGTGCTTGTAGTGCTACTAAACTGCTTGAGTGAGTTTGATGGTTGATCACTGGGTAGTGGCAATAAATCATTAGTGTCTGTCATGGCTGACTTGCTAATCATCACTTCAGTTTGTGTTCCAGCATCTAGAACTGAACTTGTTTTACCAATAGTCTGTGTTCCCTTGTCAATTACATCTATTCTGTTGCATTGGATCCCAACTGAGGTACTGGGTGCATTAGATTGTAACTCTCTGGACTGTTCTTTGGGCCTACTTGAGCATGCTGGTTCTTTAGATTCATGTAGCTGTTCTTCAGGCTGTTCTTCAGACTTCAGTAGCTGCACAAGCCGTTCTTTGGGTCGTGGCTCATTTATTATTTCTGGTTTTTTCACTGGTGGGATGTAATGATTGACAGGCAAGTTGTCAGTGATAGTGGTAACATGTTGGGTATTATACTCTAGCCCATGACGAAGAGGCTCCTCAAAATCTACATTACATTAATATGGTCAATGTTTAAACTGACACAGTCTTACCAATATCCAGCCTTTCCTCAAAGGTGAAATCTTGTGTTAGAAACAGGTCACTATTATTCAAGTCTTCATCCAAACAAAGCAACTGCAATAGAGATATCAAACAGCTAAGTTCAGGGGTGaaggagacacctttatttagggacggggggggggggggttgagGTGTAGCAGGCTTATCCGGGGGATGACATGTCTAGCATGCCAAtttgggggcatgctccccaggaaattttgaaaaataggccCTGTGAGATTGAATCCGGGAGAGATTTTAGCAGTTTATCAGAATGCTATTAATATTATGGtagtttgactgttgtattaggatgactgctctattagagtatctcaatcagaATCTTGAGGCATCTATATTAGTATTCAGTGGACCTATAaaggggtctgggagcatgccagGAAATTTAGACTCTCAAtgttgaatctgagagtgattttagcAGTCACCTATTTGTTGACTGTTGCattacggtgactgctctattagggtatatcgatcttgaTTCATAGAGAATCCAGTTGACTCACTGTAATTGCAGGTAGCTAAGTATTTGCATATAATAGTTAGCTATTTGGTGTAATACAATTGCTCAATGACTGCTataggggggctaagcccctccataatcTTTAGCCCCCCCTTCTCTGCCATCCCTGGCTAAGTGTAACTATACAGTAACAATTATGTAATACTGATACCTCTTGCAAAACAGTTAATGGTCTTCTTTTAGGAAATGCCTGCTTCTTTGGTGCCTGCTTTCTGAAGAACAAGCTTGTCTTGTCAACTGGAGCTTCTGATGCCTTTGATGTGTCTGGTACTTGATGCAGATTAGTTACATGAGGTGACTCTTTCTCGTGTGTAAACTTCCTCCACTCTTCATGTCTACTTTTGGAAGCTCCTTTGCTAACAGTGTTCAGATTAGTTTTGTTCTTAGCTGGTTTTTCATAGTTATTGATCATTTCTTCAAATGAACTGGTCTTGGCCTTCTTGAATACTGGTACACACTGTCTGTCTTCAGTACAATCAAGCTCTCTTTCCAAGTCTAATCCAAGCAAGGTCTTCCTCTCTTTATCACTTAGTCCATTGTTGCTGGCTCCCTGTGATGTTTCCTTGTGTGTACCACCTTCTAACTTACGTGGAGCTTTCTGTGGAAACCGGCAGGTAATAAAAAATAACATGTCAATACTGTGACTTACTGGTGGTATCTTGAATGCACTGATGGTAGTTGGATTTTCTTCATTGCTGGAAGTACAAGTACTATAATACTGAACACACTAGTTCACTTACTACATGTCATATGAGGTAGATGGTTTATCTACATGTCTTTCTTTTTGGTATGGAAGGTGTTTCAGTGAAGGCCTCGATATAGACATGTGTTTCGCTCTTTCTGTTCTTTGAAATGCTAATAGATCTTCATTTCTGTTCTTGAGCTGAAAGTTTCCATGCTCTGCATTAAATTCCTACACACGTAGCAACAGCTAAAGGAGCACAGTATCCCAGAGTAAATTTACCTGTGGCAGTTTCTTTTGATATTGTGGAGGTTCCCAACACTTGTCATGGTATGACAGCACTGATTCTGACATCAGTGATTCATCAAACACATTCCTATTAGGAACTGGTAGGGTCTCACTGTAATGTTCAACTTGACTGATTCTCCTAAATGCATGTGACGTTTCCGGATGACTAGGATAGGTCACCACTTGAAGCAGTGACTCTGAGTGACTGGATTTGTTAGAAGGGTAAATATTCTTGTGTAAGTCCTTATCAGTCTTGATGTCAGTAAATGTTAAGTTGGATGGGTGTCGTATTGGTGACATAGGTAGCTCTAGGTCTTCTTGTCTCCTTGACAACAGGTTCGTCCTATCTCCCAACATAACTTTAACTGGCTGTCTTCTTTGTGCTATGGCAGATATGAAAATTGACATTTCCTTTTAAGTGACTTACTTGTGGCTCCTCCATGAGTCAAGTTGATAGTTTGTAGTGATAAGAGATCCAAGCTTACTGGTTTCTTTTGTCCTTTGGGTGACCACTGTTTTTGAATGTTCACCTTTTTAGCTAATTTCTGTCGTTCAAAGAACTCCTAGGCAAGATAACGAGAACAGTTTTAAAGTACACAAAGTGCCTTTTGCCAAGCACCTTTTGGATTTTCTTTTCGTGCGACTGTTTAATGCGGCTTCTGTAAAGTTTACATTGGCATACAACTTTGGTAACGTTAGAATAACCCACCTCGCTCCCCCGACCCAGTTCATTGCTGATAACTGAGCTTGCAAACTACCCTGCAACCGACCTTGACGGGGTAAAACCCGCGCTCTTGTTAATTAAATCATGTGCTAATTACGTCAGAAGGGTCAGGCATGGCGAGCCAGTCGCAGGACCTTGGGTGGACTTTCGACGGGTTTGACACAGGAACGTTAGGTAAGGTGGCTATGTCGCCGACTACAGCGAGTGATATGGCGTGTCTTTGTGAGTGTAtactgtgcattaattagaaatgCTGTACTTGCAGAGCTTGCTGGCAAAAAAGAATTAGAAAACTACACGAAATTTATAGCAGAGTATTCAACACAGTTGAGGTCTATTGAGGATGCACTGGACGAGTATTTTGAAGAAGCGTGGGACTTCACTCTTGACCCAGTGTCATTACAAGTAGGCCCTCACACGATTGACAGTCACCACATATTAgctgtaatgtactgtaatgtgTAGCAATGGCAAACTGTACAGTGTAAGCGAATAGGTACTCCCACAGTACATTTGAAAAGTGCAATAAATAAACTATGaagtgtaaacaaacaaaactgAAGTATAGTTTGCCTTTGGTCACAGTTGTACAATCATTGGAGATACCtttaaacacacacatacacacacaccattaCATATGCATCTTGTTTGTCAGATGGCTCCAACCGAACAAGCTACCTTACTCACTTTAGTACATACTGATCACAAGGTATGTGAGACTGGTATACACAGACaaaggttacacatattttaTTTTACGTCCAGATATTCAACAAAGTAATATTAGTCTTTTCTGCCTTGTGTGCTGAAGTTTCAGAACTGAAACATAAGGTATGGCCAACTACTGTGGTTCATTATAATTGATGGATATGTGTTTTATAGGCAGTTCATAGGTTTTATTATCCCTTGTTAATGTATGGAGAAGGTGGTAAAAATATGGAGGATGGTAATCTCCAAGATGGAGAGGCTCAGCTAATGATGGGAAGAATGGTACCTCTTCTACAGGTATGTATCACCCTAAAATTTTCTATACCTAGCCCTTCTACTTTCAGGATTTGGCCAATTTTGTAAACAGAATATACGAATTAGTGAGACACTTATTGCAGCAATTGGCAGCATTTTATTCTGGCGAGAGGTAGTTCCATACACGTTTTAGTGGGTTATATATGTGGCTTGTGGCTATACAGTGCTAGGAATATCATGCAGTGCCAGGGAATTGTCCTGCAAGTTGTATTTGAATCTGTGGGAGAAGCTCTAGCTGTTTTAATCACACTGGACGAAGTCTTCAATGCTGCAGAGTTATTCAAAGAACATTGGGAGCAATACAAGAGGTATGTGTTGTTTGTAAAAGTGAAGACCTCAACAAATTTTTTTGCTTGTCAATCGTGGCTGGTGTATTGCCACTACTGTTACACTGTAACCAGGAATTTTTCTAGGAAATAAATTCAGGGGGAGGCAAtccgagtttttcagaaattgaggggggggggggcagaacttaaattaggctaaatttgttttattgtagctagctagccatcgactaaattttatgatttcaaatcaatttatcattgtttcatcattgggctggttgaggcagagttcaggggggggggggggggggcaaaatgcccccctTGCCCACCccccctagaaaaatccctgctaCTATAAAATAAGCTTTATGCAACTCATGAGTCTTTTTTCCAGAAGTGTGGTTAAGTAGTCTTGTAGTTACTTCAATGCTCACAAAGTTCAGACAACAATATGTGACAGATCTGGCTTATGTGCATACTATTTCTTTCAGGGTAGTGAAGTCCATCCGTGGTGCTCCTAAAGAGTACGATCTAGATGATGGAAGGTTACGTTCTCTGGAGAAGATTTTACTTACACTAGAAGGAAAGCTGATGGAAGGAAAAATTCTAAGGGTTAGCTGACATATTTGTTTACTTCTGGTTTATTGTATTTTTTTTGCTCACTCGACAGAATTGCATGGCTCAGATATTTGATGTCAATCAAGTGGATGTATCCAAGAATCAGCTGCTTAGTGAAATGTTTTTTGCTAGCATGAGAAACATTTATTTTGAGCTTGAGAGTAGACTATGTgcgttgtagtgtgtgtgtgtgtgtgtgtgtgtgtgtgtgtgtgtgtgtgtgtgtgtgtgtgtgtgtgtgtgtgtggtgtgtctgtgactctgtgtgtgtgtgtgtagtgcatatgtgactctgtatgtgtttgtgtgcatgtagcACATATGTGactctctgtgtgtgtatgtgactgtgtagtgtgcgtgtttgtgtgtggtgtTGCGTCTATAATAGTTCTCAATAATAAACTATACACAGGTGATATTACATTTTGTAGTATATTTTTTCTCTTTGGATTTTGTTAGGTGAATCCAATGAAATGAAGCACAGACATCAACTGGTTGGTTTGTGTGGTCTAATGGCCCTGCACTTCAATATCTTCAACATTGTGGACAAGAAATTTGCCAAAATAGTGTGGGATGTGCACAAGAAAGTAAGTGCTGACATCAAATATTCTTGATCTATGTTCCTGTTGTGATAGCTTCCAGCAGTATACCTAGTTGGGAACCTGATTTGGTTTCCCAATCAGTTTATGTGGTACTCAATACCATACTTCGCTCAAATATTGGACAAGAAGACAGCTCAGCTGGTGGACACCGTCAGAATTAACTATTTCAATTCTCTTACTCAGAATATAGTCAAGTATGTGTGCATACTTGTGCATGTACACTTTTACATCAGGTGCATGTATCCTGGCATACATATACAACACACGACACGCACTACACATGCACTCATGTACATTGTCCATACACGCATACACATATGCCTGCACTCCCACAATGCTATGAAACCACAGGACTTGTCAGCAGTACTACATCGAAGTATCCTCATGGATGATTCGAATGGAGTCAGCTTTGAAACAGGACAAGGAGTCCACCTCATCAGTACGCAGTCGAGCCAGCCTATTCATAAATGGGCTCCTGTCTGCCTACAAGATAGCACATCACGTCAAAACAATACTAAACTATCATGCACACATGAGAAAGCCATTGACAAAGTCTGGTGTCCTTCACTTGTGTAAAGTGCTAGAATTACTAAAGGTATCAACACAATTGTATACATTATTTATAAATACAGCTTATTTTTTCTGTAGTCTGTCCAGTTTACTTTTCACCGTTGCTCACTTACGTTCACCGACTACACTTACTATGTTATACAGACCTACCAGGCAGATATCATCAGTAGAGTAGAGATAGGACTAGTGAGTGTGTATTGCTCTATACTGTTATGTGTTTCAATGTTGTCTGGCAGGCTCGTATCACTCAAATGCAGCAGACTCGATATTCGGACAGATCTTTGGTAAGCTGATGTTTTGCATGTTTGTGTATGCAATGGATGAACTAAAATTGTGATCAAAATTATCAAATGAGATGTAAAATTTGTAGATTTTTGGTAGGATTgtctgataccttcagacaagcataattaATAATGATTTTTTGCTATTAAATGTTAcgtcagcccaacaggtgccttagGTGCAATGCACTCATTGTCCTCCCCTAGTGTCCCATCTCTTTCACTTGCACACAAGGTGTCTATTCACAGTCAATGCCCTAAAGACTTTGTCTGTTGCCTATCAGTCTGgcatagttttctcaaacacaAGTAGATTGATTCTAGGCTAGCtttacattttgtttgctgtttGTAGGTTGTGTTACCAgcaaagcatagctgaaaattaAGAGAAATGGCTACACTGCTTATTAGTAATTA
The Dysidea avara chromosome 7, odDysAvar1.4, whole genome shotgun sequence genome window above contains:
- the LOC136260304 gene encoding mitochondrial S-adenosylmethionine carrier protein-like produces the protein MSVKSDFILPLLSGAAAGTTVDLTLHPIDTLKTRLQSSAGFWKSGGFRGVYSGILPAAAGSAPSAATFFCTYEVTKKFLINRTPGYMTPVVFMVAASVGEVTTALVRVPFEMVKQRAQANLHLTPYKILRQILQTQGFRGLYQGYFNHISREIPFSLLQFPLWEGFKQLWSYHQGSAVDPWQGAICGAAAGGIAAAATTPFDVAKTRVMLAMKNSAELKFNMWQLLVQIFRQEGFRGLFAGIVPRVTAISMGGFVFFGAYDKSKKLLSPYLVN
- the LOC136260300 gene encoding uncharacterized protein; translation: MNWVGGARSRIKQSHEKKIQKEFFERQKLAKKVNIQKQWSPKGQKKPVSLDLLSLQTINLTHGGATTQRRQPVKVMLGDRTNLLSRRQEDLELPMSPIRHPSNLTFTDIKTDKDLHKNIYPSNKSSHSESLLQVVTYPSHPETSHAFRRISQVEHYSETLPVPNRNVFDESLMSESVLSYHDKCWEPPQYQKKLPQEFNAEHGNFQLKNRNEDLLAFQRTERAKHMSISRPSLKHLPYQKERHVDKPSTSYDMYNEENPTTISAFKIPPKAPRKLEGGTHKETSQGASNNGLSDKERKTLLGLDLERELDCTEDRQCVPVFKKAKTSSFEEMINNYEKPAKNKTNLNTVSKGASKSRHEEWRKFTHEKESPHVTNLHQVPDTSKASEAPVDKTSLFFRKQAPKKQAFPKRRPLTVLQELLCLDEDLNNSDLFLTQDFTFEERLDIDFEEPLRHGLEYNTQHVTTITDNLPVNHYIPPVKKPEIINEPRPKERLVQLLKSEEQPEEQLHESKEPACSSRPKEQSRELQSNAPSTSVGIQCNRIDVIDKGTQTIGKTSSVLDAGTQTEVMISKSAMTDTNDLLPLPSDQPSNSLKQFSSTTSTDDHLALAQSTIVWQSLMIKLWKINAKYDNKS